In Candidatus Equadaptatus faecalis, the sequence AATTTAATACCTTTTGCATTTAGACTGTCCAAGATAGAAAAAAGCTGTATATCGTCCTGTTCTCTCCAACCTTTAAAGCCGCGTTTGCCATCGTTATAGCTCCCGCAGCTCATAAGGTACGGAGGGTCAGCATACACGAAATCTCCATTTTTCAGTATACTGTAATCAAATTCTGTAAAATCCTTTGTTGAGAATTTTATGTCTTCAAGTTTATCCAGTATTTTCAGAAGGTTCATTCGCATTGTTTCATTAAAGGAACTGCGATTCTTCCCAAATGGGTTGTTGTATTCATGCCGTGTGTTAAATCTAAACTGATAATTAAAACTGTAGCACATTAAGACGTAAAGATCCAACGGTGCAGGATGCAGATTATAATACGCTCTAAAGCAATCATATCCTGCCTTATTGGTTTTGCTCAGCTGCCATTTATCTATTGTTGCGTCTATATACCCAAGTATTTCTTCTCTGCTATGTTTCTGAAATTCCTGAAAAATCTGTATGACATGATAGTTGATATCATTAGCATATTTTTTCTTCGCAGATGTGTTGATTACAACATCACAGCCTCCGGCAAAAATATCAACCATTGTTTCAATATCCTGAGGAAAAAGGCTATGCATCTGTTGTATTATCCTGTATTTATTCCCTATGTAGTTCATAGGCGATTTAACGTATTCCATTACCGTCTCCTTAGAAAGTATAACTGTTCTTTTAATCCCTGTGTATTGTTTGGAATCTTGTTCTTATATCTCCGATAATCATACTCATACAGTCTAAATGTATCTTTTACCGCGTATTGCCTGCAAAGCCGACACAAAAAATCAGTCGAAAGCAACCCTTCATTATTATAGCTGATTATTATGTATTTTGACTTAGCAAGATTTAAAAGATTATCAAAAGCAGTTGCCACGGCGTTTTTTTTGCAAAAAGGACTTTTTTGATTTTGGTATTCCCGCATACCTGTAACACCGCTTATCTGAGGATTATCATACTTGGCAATAGTTTCAAGCAAATGATAATTTGGCAGATATTCACGTGAGTTATACGGCGGATCCGCATACAACACATCGGTTTCTTCCGACAGAGCCTCCGAATAATCAAGGTTCATACACTTTGCAGGCTTGTTCGTATGATTTATTGGCAGAGGCTGTAATTTTAGTTTATTAAATGTCCTGTTGTCCCAATATTTCAAGTAAGCCCCAAATGTGCCCGTAATATTCGCAACATACGGAACTGCTTGTAAAAGAATTGCAAGCAGATAAAAATATTCATCTTCAGATATCGCTCCTTCATTTTTCCATAACTCTATCTGCATACGTATCAAATCTATTTTTATTGCGTTGTCATTCTGAAAGTACATCCGCTGCGAGTTTATATTTGGTGAATAGTTATTGTATACAAAACAATCTTCCAAAGCAAACGGAGTTTTATCCAACGTAATTCCATTCAAAAAGTCAAACGGTTCTATTCCTTTCAAGCCAGAAAAGATTGGGAAATTCTTTAATCCAAGCGTGCCTCTTGCAATTACATAGCTAAAATATAGAAAATCGTTTGTGGTAACATTAAGTTTCAATTTCATAAAATGCGTTGACACTGCACAGGAACCGGAAAAAACATCCAAAATGCTGTGAATGTCGGAGCAGTTTTCTTTCAACACATTTGATATGTTATTCAACATTAAAGTTTTGCCGCCAATATAGCGCATATCAAAAATCCTTTCTGTTTTGTTCGATAAGGCGTTTTTTTCCGTCAGAGGCAACAAGTTTCAACCGGTTACATTTTGTAACCAACTCATTTCCTTCGTCTGTCAGGCGCTTTTTCGTTACTTTCCAGTAGTTTCTTGCTGCCTGATAATCAACCGCATCGGTCAAAGCACCGATAACGTCAACTACGGAGAAGTACCATTCCTGTCGTTCTTCGTCCCATGCAGTTCTGATTTTTCTGTTTTCAAAAAGCTGTACCGCGTTCTCCGTCATTGCAGTATCTCCTTTGCAGTCCGGCTGCTTCGTTTCTTTCGTTTATATTATCGCAGTTCAAACAAAAAATGTCATTTTGAAAATGACATTTTTTGAAAATTTTGTGCTGTACTGCTCCGTTTCGGTACAAAAAACAGGCTGAATTTGCCGTTCAGCCCGTTGCACATACAGATTATATCGTAAGGTTGTCGAGCAGCTGCTGATATACGGGGTGCAGTTTTTCGTATTCTTTGTTTATTTCTTCCTGTATGGCTTTTTCTTCTTCCGTCAATTCAGTCTCTTTTGTTTTGCCGTCAAGCTCCGCGCGTTTGCGGTCTTCCCAGTTTGTTTTATATCTGTCATCGCAGTAGCGCAGTCCGTCTATGTTTTCGTAAAGCTCCGGTTTTATGTAGGCTCCGAGGGAGTCAAGTATAAAATCTATGCCTTCGGAGCGGGCAAGTTTCGCCGCCGGTACAAAGTCGCTGTCTCCCGATATAAGCACTATCTGTTCGCAGAGGCGTTTATAGGCAAGGCTCGCAATGTCAAGCCCTATCTGCATGTCAACTCCTTTTTGCGACACTTCAAGGCGGAAGTCTCTTTCCGTCAGTTCTTCAAGGCTTTTCTGTTTTGACAGGATATTTTCAAGCACGTTCTGGCGTATGGTGTAATGAGCCTGTTTTTCGTTAAGTATTCCCATGCGCAGGGCGACTTTGCG encodes:
- a CDS encoding DNA adenine methylase, with the translated sequence MRYIGGKTLMLNNISNVLKENCSDIHSILDVFSGSCAVSTHFMKLKLNVTTNDFLYFSYVIARGTLGLKNFPIFSGLKGIEPFDFLNGITLDKTPFALEDCFVYNNYSPNINSQRMYFQNDNAIKIDLIRMQIELWKNEGAISEDEYFYLLAILLQAVPYVANITGTFGAYLKYWDNRTFNKLKLQPLPINHTNKPAKCMNLDYSEALSEETDVLYADPPYNSREYLPNYHLLETIAKYDNPQISGVTGMREYQNQKSPFCKKNAVATAFDNLLNLAKSKYIIISYNNEGLLSTDFLCRLCRQYAVKDTFRLYEYDYRRYKNKIPNNTQGLKEQLYFLRRR
- a CDS encoding NYN domain-containing protein, with product MKTAIFIDGAFYKQRAFKCIGNRSAEERAEEMIKYCYRHLEYGTEGKTELFRIYYYDCLPVAAKVFHPLRREEIDLSRRTQYDWNMRFIEELKHKRKVALRMGILNEKQAHYTIRQNVLENILSKQKSLEELTERDFRLEVSQKGVDMQIGLDIASLAYKRLCEQIVLISGDSDFVPAAKLARSEGIDFILDSLGAYIKPELYENIDGLRYCDDRYKTNWEDRKRAELDGKTKETELTEEEKAIQEEINKEYEKLHPVYQQLLDNLTI
- a CDS encoding DNA adenine methylase, which produces MEYVKSPMNYIGNKYRIIQQMHSLFPQDIETMVDIFAGGCDVVINTSAKKKYANDINYHVIQIFQEFQKHSREEILGYIDATIDKWQLSKTNKAGYDCFRAYYNLHPAPLDLYVLMCYSFNYQFRFNTRHEYNNPFGKNRSSFNETMRMNLLKILDKLEDIKFSTKDFTEFDYSILKNGDFVYADPPYLMSCGSYNDGKRGFKGWREQDDIQLFSILDSLNAKGIKFALSNVAEHKGLKNEHLLDWKAARNYNMHTLSFNYNNCNYHSNNKNNRTIEVLITNY